Proteins encoded in a region of the Ornithodoros turicata isolate Travis chromosome 3, ASM3712646v1, whole genome shotgun sequence genome:
- the LOC135388071 gene encoding mitochondrial import inner membrane translocase subunit Tim17-B-like — MEEYAREPCPWRIVDDCGGAFTMGAIGGAVFQSIKGFRNAPVGVNRRLLGSLGAIKERAPIIGGNFAVWGGLFSTIDCTMVRIRKKEDPWNSITSGALTGAILAVRNGAGAMVGSAVIGGVLLALIEGVGILFTRYSAEQFKPINPQMEDPSQLNAASPFGTQHYQ; from the exons ATGGAGGAATACGCACGTGAACCATG TCCCTGGAGGATAGTGGACGACTGTGGCGGGGCCTTCACGATGGGAGCCATAGGTGGTGCAGTATTTCAAAGCATAAAAGGATTTCGGAATGCACCTGTC GGTGTCAACCGTAGACTTTTAGGCAGTCTCGGTGCAATTAAAGAACGAGCCCCAATAATCGGCG GCAACTTTGCAGTCTGGGGTGGATTGTTCTCCACGATCGACTGTACAATGGTACGCATTCGAAAGAAGGAGGATCCATGGAACTCCATCACCAGTGGTGCTCTTACGGGGGCCATCCTAGCTGTCCGAA ATGGTGCAGGGGCAATGGTTGGGTCTGCAGTCATAG GTGGCGTACTCCTGGCACTGATCGAAGGCGTTGGGATACTGTTCACCCGCTACTCTGCGGAACAGTTCAAGCCAA TCAACCCCCAAATGGAGGACCCGTCACAACTCAACGCTGCATCACCGTTTGGGACTCAACACTACCAATAG
- the LOC135388072 gene encoding PRA1 family protein 3-like isoform X2, whose protein sequence is MANEVAVAPLRSLDDFLLESARFQIPNFKDIEKWGNRVLNNLLYYQSNYFMLSVLVFLAIGVIHPTKMLCGMTAVALAFGLFYYITNSKRAAMRFKRDHPVISVLVILMCGYLIVYMLGSVMVFLFGILLPIMLVFIHASMRLRNIKNKLTNRIETIGLKRTPMGIFLEALGQEQEAGSNED, encoded by the exons ATGGCGAACGAGGTCGCAGTCGCGCCGCTTCGAAGCCTCGACGATTTCTTGCTGGAATCAGCCCGATTTCAGATCCCGAACTTCAAAGACATCGAAAAATGGGGAAACAGAGTTCTCAACAATCTCCTGTACTACCAGTCCAACTATTTTATGCTGTCTGTGCTTGTGTTCTTAGCAATTGG AGTTATCCATCCTACCAAGATGCTGTGTGGCATGACAGCCGTTGCCCTGGCCTTTGGCCTCTTCTATTACATCACAAACTCTAAACGGGCAGCAATGAGATTCAAGCGCGATCACCCCGTCATCAGCGTGCTTGTCATCCTCATGT GTGGTTATCTCATCGTCTACATGCTGGGGTCTGTTATGGTGTTCCTCTTTGGAATTCTCTTGCCAATCATGC TGGTGTTCATCCATGCTTCAATGCGCCTGCGAAACATCAAGAACAAGCTGACCAACAGAATCGAGACGATCGGGCTGAAGAGGACGCCCATGGGAATCTTCCTGGAAGCCCTCGGACAGGAGCAAGAAGCGGGCTC GAATGAAGATTAG
- the LOC135388072 gene encoding PRA1 family protein 3-like isoform X1, with protein MANEVAVAPLRSLDDFLLESARFQIPNFKDIEKWGNRVLNNLLYYQSNYFMLSVLVFLAIGVIHPTKMLCGMTAVALAFGLFYYITNSKRAAMRFKRDHPVISVLVILMCGYLIVYMLGSVMVFLFGILLPIMLVFIHASMRLRNIKNKLTNRIETIGLKRTPMGIFLEALGQEQEAGSVTSSASPALSGEGLVGKFGAKVSELSQRMKISKKH; from the exons ATGGCGAACGAGGTCGCAGTCGCGCCGCTTCGAAGCCTCGACGATTTCTTGCTGGAATCAGCCCGATTTCAGATCCCGAACTTCAAAGACATCGAAAAATGGGGAAACAGAGTTCTCAACAATCTCCTGTACTACCAGTCCAACTATTTTATGCTGTCTGTGCTTGTGTTCTTAGCAATTGG AGTTATCCATCCTACCAAGATGCTGTGTGGCATGACAGCCGTTGCCCTGGCCTTTGGCCTCTTCTATTACATCACAAACTCTAAACGGGCAGCAATGAGATTCAAGCGCGATCACCCCGTCATCAGCGTGCTTGTCATCCTCATGT GTGGTTATCTCATCGTCTACATGCTGGGGTCTGTTATGGTGTTCCTCTTTGGAATTCTCTTGCCAATCATGC TGGTGTTCATCCATGCTTCAATGCGCCTGCGAAACATCAAGAACAAGCTGACCAACAGAATCGAGACGATCGGGCTGAAGAGGACGCCCATGGGAATCTTCCTGGAAGCCCTCGGACAGGAGCAAGAAGCGGGCTC TGTGACCAGCAGCGCCTCTCCAGCTCTCTCCGGTGAAGGTCTGGTGGGAAAATTTGGAGCCAAAGTCTCCGAATTGAGTCAAC GAATGAAGATTAGCAAGAAGCATTGA
- the LOC135388070 gene encoding polyamine-modulated factor 1-binding protein 1-like, whose amino-acid sequence MEGDFSSSQGIAQLLNNYFGFKLLRQDVDTPPKDLLVNVTLAVCRDLGLNDNGIEQPAFMHNISADIDIILPTLPFTHTLKLMKEVFARLGVPDIGSADLVDPSPKRTRRLIKVLLENWVKQRSLMQKYDAIHQAYAKAIDDREVQKMELNSVKSQLNQLLLHAGCQEEQRALVHEEGRSAAQRKEAAERRQAAQKDNYQDLKLQLTALVATGEQLQCTTDQLKAAIQKTIAATESDPGLIREQQQEATDALARCRQQASTIVAEKERFKRRLEDGKQADRARASLKEGLQEGLQEWAVTKETVNAYETNKTGRTAKEAKYHAACKACEHFKEESAVTKECMDRERHKLLAKLEAQNKCNIQMMQQLQSTHQQEGRLQEEIGMRKLELQKELEGQKAKCEEVRALLHKKEEDTKRKTARIMSDFKKYHDKFRSTCKEVQDALKKG is encoded by the exons ATGGAAGGTGACTTTTCATCGTCCCAGGGCATCGCGCAGCTCCTGAACAACTACTTCGGGTTCAAGCTACTGCGGCAGGACGTTGACACACCACCCAAGGACCTTCTCGTAAACGTCACTTTAGCAGTTTGCAGGGACTTGGGCTTGAATGATAATGGCATTGAACAGCCGGCTTTCATGCACAACATTTCAGCCGACATTGACATCATACTGCCTACACTTCCATTCACCCATACTCTGAAGCTGATGAAGGAGGTCTTTGCGCGTCTGGGAGTGCCCGACATTGGTTCCGCGGACCTTGTGGATCCTTCGCCGAAGCGCACGAGGAGACTTATCAAAGTGCTGCTTGAAAATTGGGTGAAACAACGGTCCCTCATGCAAAAGTACGACGCCATCCATCAGGcatacgcaaaggcaatagatGATAGGGAAGTACAAAAAATGGAACTGAATTCTGTCAAGTCCCAGTTGAACCAACTTTTGCTTCACGCTGGCTGTCAGGAAGAGCAGAGGGCTTTGGTACATGAAGAGGGGCGGAGCGCAGCACAGCGAAAGGAGGCAGCCGAACGGAGACAGGCAGCGCAGAAAGATAATTATCAAGACCTAAAG CTTCAACTGACAGCATTAGTTGCAACAGGAGAGCAACTGCAGTGTACAACTGATCAGCTGAAGGCAGCAATACAGAAGACAATTGCTGCGACAGAATCCGACCCGGGACTCATCCGAGAACAGCAGCAGGAGGCAACGGATGCGTTGGCCAGGTGTCGCCAGCAGGCGTCGACCATAGTGGCGGAAAAAGAGAGGTTCAAACGCCGCCTGGAGGATGGAAAGCAAGCCGATCGTGCACGTGCCTCGCTGAAGGAAGGTCTGCAAGAGGGACTACAGGAATGGGCTGTCACGAAGGAAACTGTCAACGCTTacgaaacaaacaaaactgggag AACTGCCAAGGAGGCAAAGTACCACGCAGCCTGCAAGGCCTGCGAACACTTCAAGGAAGAAAGTGCAGTGACTAAAGAGTGTATGGATAGGGAGAGACACAAACTCCTTGCAAAGTTGGAGGCTCAGAATAAGTGTAACATCCAAATGATGCAGCAGTTGCAGAGCACTCATCAACAGGAAGGCAGACTGCAGGAGGAGATTGGGATGCGTAAGTTGGAGCTGCAGAAGGAGCTGGAAGGCCAGAAGGCAAAGTGCGAGGAGGTCAGAGCCCTCCTGCACAAGAAGGAGGAGGACACCAAGAGGAAGACAGCGCGTATAATGTCGGACTTCAAAAAGTATCACGATAAATTTCGTTCCACGTGTAAAGAAGTTCAAGATGCACTCAAGAAGGGCTGA